GTCAGCTTCGGCGGGGTCGCCGTGGGCCTTGCCGCCGGCGCCGTCGCCTTGCTCGTCCTCCGGGCCATCGAGGACCGGATGGCCGAACTGCTGACGACGGTCGTCCTCGCCTACGGGAGCTTCCTGCTGGCGGACCACTACCTCCACGTCAGCGGCGTGCTCGCGACCGTCGCGGCCGGCCTGGTGATCGGCCTCTACGGGAAGGGGCGAGCCGTCCACCCGGACAACGTCGGGTTCATCGAGCGCACCTGGGACACCGCCGCGTTCCTCGTGTTCACGCTCGTATTCGTCCTCGTGGGGGTGCAGGCGCCGTGGCGACGGCTGCTCGGGAACGCGCCGACGGTGCTGCTGGCCGCCCTCCTCGTCCTCGCCGTCCGCGCGGTCGTCGTCTACGGCGTGACCAGCGCGGTTGGGGTGGCCGGGGTCGAGCCCGTTCCCCGGCGCTTCCAGCACGTCCTCGTCTGGGGCGGGATGCACACCGTGATCCCCATCGCGCTGCTGCTCAGCGTCCCCCGGGAACTGCCCTTCCGGCCGGCCCTGGTCGAACTCGTCTTCGGCGTCGCGCTCGTGGGCATCGTCGCCCAGGGGCTGCTGTTCCCGGTCGCCCTGCGCCTGACGGGCGCGGCCGACGAACCCGAGGAGGAGTCGCCCGGGCTGTTCTGGTGATCACCACGTGACGATCCGCGCGAGGA
Above is a genomic segment from Halosimplex halophilum containing:
- a CDS encoding cation:proton antiporter domain-containing protein is translated as MAELFATLVGVLSVLSVAAVVRVAAARTSEVVYPVLLVVVGVAATVLGVAPDFRLSADLILMVLVPTVLFQGSQETKSAAFVRVLPVGVLLPVVGLPVAVALLGLLGHYAFGLPLVVTLLFAVIIYPVDPVAIVALFREADAAERLSVMAEVESHFSDGFAVVAYGAMIGVVSERFAEGTDLATLLGPGDLLDIAVEITVVSFGGVAVGLAAGAVALLVLRAIEDRMAELLTTVVLAYGSFLLADHYLHVSGVLATVAAGLVIGLYGKGRAVHPDNVGFIERTWDTAAFLVFTLVFVLVGVQAPWRRLLGNAPTVLLAALLVLAVRAVVVYGVTSAVGVAGVEPVPRRFQHVLVWGGMHTVIPIALLLSVPRELPFRPALVELVFGVALVGIVAQGLLFPVALRLTGAADEPEEESPGLFW